One Phragmites australis chromosome 23, lpPhrAust1.1, whole genome shotgun sequence DNA window includes the following coding sequences:
- the LOC133906743 gene encoding uncharacterized protein LOC133906743, with protein sequence MVAAEGKRWRFAMVCSSNMNRSMEAHSQLGRAGLDVASYGTGTHVKLPGPSLHEPNVYDFGTPYGAIYDDLRRKDPDLYKRNGLLPMLKRNTSVKLAPQRWQDSAGDGVFDMILTFEERVFDLVVEDMNNREPRLMKSVLIVNMDVKDNHEEAGVGAKLALDLCQKLLGVDGDWEEIIDDLITAFEKQHKRKLAYSISFY encoded by the exons atggtggcggcggagggCAAGAGGTGGCGGTTCGCGATGGTGTGCTCGTCGAACATGAACCGGAGCATGGAGGCGCACTCGCAGCTGGGTCGCGCGGGGCTGGACGTGGCCTCCTACGGCACGGGCACCCACGTCAAACTGCCGGGCCCCTCCCTCCACGAGCCCAACGTCTACGACTTCGGCACCCCCTACGGCGCCATATACGACGACCTCCGCCGCAAGGACCCCGACCT GTACAAGAGGAACGGTCTGCTGCCGATGCTGAAGAGGAACACCTCAGTGAAGCTGGCGCCTCAACGGTGGCAGGACAGTGCCGGTGATGGGGTGTTTGATATGATACTCACCTTCGAGGAGAGGGTCTTCGACTTGGTCGTTGAAG ATATGAATAACCGCGAGCCGAGGCTGATGAAGAGCGTGCTTATAGTCAATATGGATGTCAAAGATAACCATGAAGAAGCTGGTGTTGGAGCAAAACTTGCTTTAGATTTGTGCCAGAAG CTTCTAGGAGTTGATGGTGACTGGGAAGAAATCATTGATGACCTGATTACTGCATTTGAGAAGCAGCACAAGCGGAAGCTTGCATACAGCATTTCGTTCTACTAA
- the LOC133905671 gene encoding L10-interacting MYB domain-containing protein-like produces the protein MDKKEKGVAKADWDPLVTTIFCKLAVEEIHAGNRPLGGLNARGYQSLGQKFLAQTGRNYTQKQLKNRWDNLKILYTFWKSLLNKTGLGWNAELGTVSASLEFWEETTKGQNQREKKALCFGPPNNLRELEFMFERSHVSGLSACIPGEEGIEGNTGSHINVDDDDDKDAEGMEEDLTPMMAARKQLKRKEKSSIPRKNSLKKGKNPMVRVMTRMVDDVISSNSVTSKALIGDYTRQSIREVMNLTKEAGAVEGSDEHFMATKLFVKAENREMFLTFETNEGRFNWLKRCYEERKK, from the exons ATGGACAAGAAGGAGAAGGGTGTAGCAAAAGCAGATTGGGATCCCCTTGTTACCACAATTTTTTGCAAGCTTGCTGTTGAGGAGATCCATGCTGGCAATAGACCTCTAGGTGGGTTGAATGCAAGAGGTTATCAGAGCTTGGGTCAGAAGTTTTTGGCTCAAACAGGGAGGAATTACACTCAAAAGCAACTCAAAAACCGTTGGGACAACCTAAAGATCTTGTACACATTTTGGAAATCACTCTTGAACAAGACTGGGCTTGGGTGGAATGCAGAATTAGGGACAGTATCAGCAAGTCTAGAGTTTTGGGAAGAGACCACTAAG GGACAAAATCAGAGAGAGAAGAAGGCGTTGTGTTTTGGTCCACCAAATAACCTCAGAGAATTGGAGTTTATGTTTGAGAGGAGTCATGTATCGGGTCTGTCTGCATGCATCCCTGGTGAAGAAGGCATAGAGGGAAATACTGGTAGCCACATAAAtgtcgatgatgatgacgacaagGATGCAGAAGGCATGGAGGAAGATCTTACACCCATGATGGCTGCTAGAAAGCAGTTGAAGCGGAAGGAAAAATCTAGTATCCCAAGGAAGAATAGTCTAAAGAAGGGGAAGAATCCTATGGTTAGGGTCATGACACGCATGGTGGATGATGTCATTAGCTCCAACTCTGTAACCTCGAAAGCATTGATTGGTGACTACACTCGTCAGTCAATTAGAGAGGTGATGAATTTGACAAAAGAAGCTGGAGCAGTTGAAGGGAGTGATGAACATTTTATGGCTACAAAATTATTTGTGAAAGCTGAAAATCGTGAAATGTTCCTCACTTTTGAGACAAATGAAGGGAGGTTCAATTGGCTCAAGAGATGCTATGAGGAAAGGAAGAAGTAG
- the LOC133906472 gene encoding chaperone protein dnaJ GFA2, mitochondrial-like isoform X2 — protein MARAAASRLAAAATSSSARELFARHLAAASAWAGPSRLPGPGRERRSASWWCPSRSFHATRRVNARDYYDVLGVSKDASAPDIKKSYYALAKKFHPDTNKDDVDAEKKFQEVNRAYEVLKDDDKRETYDQLGPEAYERQATGGGPDGFPGGQGFPHGNPFGDIFTDIFDNAFKGGQDVKVSVELSFMEAVQGCRKTITYEADTFCRTCNGSGVPPGTVPKTCKACSGAGVIYMQRGIFTLESTCSQCSGSGKIVKNFCKTCKGEQVVKGKMTFKLDIMAGIDDNDTMKVFGKGGADVERNKPGDLYVTIKVRDDPIFRREGNHVHVDAVLSIAQAVLGGTVSVPTLTGNVSVKVRQGTQPGEKVVLRGKGIKARNSSTFGNQYIHFNIRVPTELTQRQRELIQEFDKEECNDGEGVAAASG, from the exons Atggcgcgcgccgccgcctccagactcgccgccgcggcgacctcctcctcagcg CGCGAGCTGTTCGcccgccacctcgccgccgcctcggcgtGGGCCGGTCCGTCGCGGCTGCCCGGTCCAG GGCGGGAGAGGCGGAGCGCGAGCTGGTGGTGCCCGAGCAGATCGTTCCATG CCACAAGGAGGGTGAATGCAAGGGATTACTATGATGTGCTTGGAGTGAGCAAGGATGCTTCTGCGCCAGATATAAAGAAGTCATATTATGCG CTTGCAAAGAAGTTCCATCCGGATACTAATAAAGATGATGTTGATGCAGAGAAAAAATTTCAAGAAGTTAACCGTGCCTACGAG GTTTTGAAGGATGATGATAAGCGTGAAACATATGATCAG CTTGGACCAGAAGCATATGAGCGTCAAGCGACAGGTGGTGGGCCAGATGGTTTCCCTGGAGGGCAGGGTTTTCCTCACGGTAACCCATTTGGTGATATCTTTACCGAT ATCTTTGATAATGCGTTCAAAGGAGGCCAAGATGTCAAG GTTTCTGTTGAACTATCATTCATGGAAGCTGTCCAAGGCTGCAGAAAAACCATTACATATGAAGCTGATACTTTCTGTAGAACTTGCA ATGGAAGTGGTGTCCCCCCTGGAACTGTACCTAAAACATGTAAAGCATGTTCAGGTGCCGGTGTG ATATACATGCAGAGGGGTATATTTACTCTTGAATCTACTTGCTCCCAGTGCAGTGGGAGCGGAAAAATTGTGAAG AATTTTTGCAAGACTTGCAAAGGCGAACAGGTAGTGAAGGGGAAAATGACATTTAAGCTAGACATAATGGCAG GAATTGATGATAATGACACCATGAAGGTTTTTGGTAAGGGTGGTGCTGATGTTGAGCGCAATAAGCCTGGCGACCTTTATGTTACCATCAAG GTCAGAGATGATCCTATCTTTCGTAGAGAAGGCAACCATGTGCATGTTGATGCTGTTCTAAGCATTGCCCAG GCTGTCCTAGGTGGAACTGTCTCGGTACCAACCCTCACTGGAAATGTTTCAGTCAAG GTTCGGCAAGGCACCCAACCGGGAGAGAAGGTTGTCCTGCGTGGCAAAG GAATAAAAGCGAGAAATTCCTCGACGTTTGGAAATCAGTATATCCACTTCAATATCAGAGTCCCAAC GGAGCTGACACAACGGCAACGGGAGTTGATACAGGAGTTCGATAAAGAGGAGTGCAATGACGGGGAGGGAGTTGCAGCTGCCTCCGGTTGA
- the LOC133906472 gene encoding chaperone protein dnaJ GFA2, mitochondrial-like isoform X1: MARAAASRLAAAATSSSARELFARHLAAASAWAGPSRLPGPVNWAGRERRSASWWCPSRSFHATRRVNARDYYDVLGVSKDASAPDIKKSYYALAKKFHPDTNKDDVDAEKKFQEVNRAYEVLKDDDKRETYDQLGPEAYERQATGGGPDGFPGGQGFPHGNPFGDIFTDIFDNAFKGGQDVKVSVELSFMEAVQGCRKTITYEADTFCRTCNGSGVPPGTVPKTCKACSGAGVIYMQRGIFTLESTCSQCSGSGKIVKNFCKTCKGEQVVKGKMTFKLDIMAGIDDNDTMKVFGKGGADVERNKPGDLYVTIKVRDDPIFRREGNHVHVDAVLSIAQAVLGGTVSVPTLTGNVSVKVRQGTQPGEKVVLRGKGIKARNSSTFGNQYIHFNIRVPTELTQRQRELIQEFDKEECNDGEGVAAASG, from the exons Atggcgcgcgccgccgcctccagactcgccgccgcggcgacctcctcctcagcg CGCGAGCTGTTCGcccgccacctcgccgccgcctcggcgtGGGCCGGTCCGTCGCGGCTGCCCGGTCCAG TGAATTGGGCAGGGCGGGAGAGGCGGAGCGCGAGCTGGTGGTGCCCGAGCAGATCGTTCCATG CCACAAGGAGGGTGAATGCAAGGGATTACTATGATGTGCTTGGAGTGAGCAAGGATGCTTCTGCGCCAGATATAAAGAAGTCATATTATGCG CTTGCAAAGAAGTTCCATCCGGATACTAATAAAGATGATGTTGATGCAGAGAAAAAATTTCAAGAAGTTAACCGTGCCTACGAG GTTTTGAAGGATGATGATAAGCGTGAAACATATGATCAG CTTGGACCAGAAGCATATGAGCGTCAAGCGACAGGTGGTGGGCCAGATGGTTTCCCTGGAGGGCAGGGTTTTCCTCACGGTAACCCATTTGGTGATATCTTTACCGAT ATCTTTGATAATGCGTTCAAAGGAGGCCAAGATGTCAAG GTTTCTGTTGAACTATCATTCATGGAAGCTGTCCAAGGCTGCAGAAAAACCATTACATATGAAGCTGATACTTTCTGTAGAACTTGCA ATGGAAGTGGTGTCCCCCCTGGAACTGTACCTAAAACATGTAAAGCATGTTCAGGTGCCGGTGTG ATATACATGCAGAGGGGTATATTTACTCTTGAATCTACTTGCTCCCAGTGCAGTGGGAGCGGAAAAATTGTGAAG AATTTTTGCAAGACTTGCAAAGGCGAACAGGTAGTGAAGGGGAAAATGACATTTAAGCTAGACATAATGGCAG GAATTGATGATAATGACACCATGAAGGTTTTTGGTAAGGGTGGTGCTGATGTTGAGCGCAATAAGCCTGGCGACCTTTATGTTACCATCAAG GTCAGAGATGATCCTATCTTTCGTAGAGAAGGCAACCATGTGCATGTTGATGCTGTTCTAAGCATTGCCCAG GCTGTCCTAGGTGGAACTGTCTCGGTACCAACCCTCACTGGAAATGTTTCAGTCAAG GTTCGGCAAGGCACCCAACCGGGAGAGAAGGTTGTCCTGCGTGGCAAAG GAATAAAAGCGAGAAATTCCTCGACGTTTGGAAATCAGTATATCCACTTCAATATCAGAGTCCCAAC GGAGCTGACACAACGGCAACGGGAGTTGATACAGGAGTTCGATAAAGAGGAGTGCAATGACGGGGAGGGAGTTGCAGCTGCCTCCGGTTGA